CTGTAACAGAAGCTTCCTGTTTCCGGCGTCGACAACGCTGTTTTGAACGGCGGTGGCGGTGGCCGTATTAAGAGCTCTCTGTCCTCCTTCCACCACTACACCGACTCGAGCTTCCATAttggtttctctttctctcctccaaGATTACTTTGCGAATGATTCGGCTGAATTGGAAGCTGAATTCGCATCAATTAAATTAGAATGATTTTGTATTTGAATTTGACGACCGGAGACTGAAAGAAATCAAACGTGGAGAATGGTTTTGTTTGAATCTTGCGATCGGAGAtttgaaataaatcaaaccATGGAGAAGGTAAACCCTATAGTATAGAAAACCCCTAAAACCTGGTCTGTGAAGGCAGAAGGGTATTTTGGTCAAACACATCGCAACATTTGTTGGTTCagacaacaattaaaaaaaaaacacacaaatttgattaaattaatttaaaccgGTTGGTTTAATACTTTGGTattagtttagggtttttttaagGGATTAGTCTTTCACATGCATGGTGTTATCATCTCTCACAGCAGCTTCAATGTCTCTCGAAGAGTTTTCCAGTAACTACGGCGACGTGACTCTTAACGAGTTGCAATCGACGGCGGATCCGAAAGCCGGGAAATGGAGAGAGGCTGTTGAAGGCAAAGAGTGGACAGATGTGAGCGATTTGGTTGAAGAGATAGCCGGATCTGAGGTTCTGATCAGAGGCAGAGTTCACAAGGATCGTCCACAGTCTAgcaaagtgttttttttttatcttgaggCAAAGTGGATCCACTTTTCAGTGCGTTGCCAAGCAATCGGAGGAGACTGACGATAGCTTAGACATGATTAAATACCTCAAGCAGCTCAGTTGCGAATCCTTTGTCGATGTCATCGGTGTCGTTGTTCTTCCCAAGGATCCTGTCAAGGGAACTACGCAGCAggtttgtgttttcttgttgttgttgttcttctcctcttcctctcaaTTCGTTTGATTGATTCGATTATGTTATTGCAGGTTGAGATTCGCATGAGAAAAGTGTTCTGCGTCAACAAAGCCTTGACTAGGTTACCAATTAATGTGGATGCTGCTGCCCGAAGTGAAGAAGACATTGAAAAATCTCTTAAGGTATatatggtttagggttttagagatTAGTTGGAGCTAGCTGGTACAATTTTTACTGTgccttcttatatatatatgcttctatCATGGTGGTCATATATAGAAGCTGTTGTTTGCAGGATAATAAAAAGACAGCTCCTCGTGTCAATCAGGATACACGTTTGAATAATAGGGTGATTGACATCAGAACACCTGCTAATCAAGCCATCTTCCCCCTTGTGTGCCATGTCGAAAATGTAAGGCCTTGATCTTTTCATCAGTAGCATGCATGATTTGATCTTTCCATGATATGGTTTACTTTGTTCTAGCTATGTTGCTTTACTGAATTAGCTATcactttttttgtagtttttcagAGAAAAATTACTATCCAAAGCTTTTGTTGGTATCCACACGCCGAAACTCATGGCCGGTAGTAGTGAAGGAGGTTCTGCTGTATTTAGGTTGGAATACAAAGGACAGCCTGCTTGTCTAGCTCAGTCTCCTCAGCTGCACAAGCAAATGGCTATATGTGGTGACTTGCGACGCGTCTTTGAGATTGGTCCTGTTTTCAGAGCAGAAGACTCGTTCACTCATAGACATCTCTGTGAATTTGTGGGTCTTGATGTGGAGATGGAGATTCACAAACACTATTCTGAGGTAAGAAGACTGCGCTATTCACTCTTCAAGCTAAGTATCCTGTATTCTGCCAGTGGTGCTAATATCTCTTGTTTGTGCAGATAACACTGAATTCTATATTCTGCATCGGTATCCTACGGCCGTTAGGCCTTTCTACACAATGCCTTGTGCTGATAATCCTCTTTACAGCAACTCCTTTGATGTCTTCATCAGAGGTGCATCTTTGAGAgctattctttttaatttcccGTGTGTGTTGTCACCAATTATGTTACTACTGCACAATTTGATACTTAACTTTACGTGTTCTGTCCTATGTCCTAGGTGAGGAGATCATATCAGGAGCACAACGTGTCCATATCCCAGAAGTCTTGGAGAAACGTGCAGGGGAATGCGGGATTGATGTCAAGACAATTTCCACATACATCGATTCATTCAGGTAAATTTACAAACTGAACCAGCTCGATCGGTTCCGTTACTTGTTTATATctgagttgttgttgttctctaaGCAGAGACAATTGATAAAAATCAACATGTTGTTGACAGGTATGGTGCGCCTCCACACGGTGGATTCGGAGTGGGGTTGGAGCGAGTGGTCATGCTTTTCTGTGCACTGAACAACATCCGGAAAACATCGCTCTTCCCTCGCGACCCTCAAAGGCTTACACCctaatgtcttttctttttttttttttgtgtgaaaattttaaaaatgtacttGTTGCCATCTTCTTGTCCTTGTTATAAGTGAATCTTGATTCTAGCTGTGTGATGCTTATGTTACATAGACGTTGTCGAGTAAGTCATGGTTGtacttttgtttaattatttctttcctttttcccaTTATTTGTTTTAGCGTGTAATTCTTGTATGATCGAGACAGGTTTCTCTGTTCGAACTACATATCAAGGCTAAAAGGCTAGTCCATTCCCTACAAGTATAtgtaaagagaaagagagtgacaTACTGTAATTGGATTGTATATTTTGATACATATTATAAGGACGAAAGTAATGTAAAATGGATTTTACTTTTTGAAACCACTGGCTGCAGAGACAGCACACCCAAAAGCAGAAAAGCTTATCAACTaatcttaattaataaattaacaaattaatttatcaactaatCATGTAGAAGAAGtatcatttctttttgttgtccAAGCATCAAGATGACGAAATGATCGTAGAAAAAAGGAGAAGTATGGAGAGAAAAGGTAGGAAAAAGAACACGTTAACCAATAGGACTAATCATTTTACGAAAGGCTGTGAAATACTGAAATGGTTTGAGTTGCAAAGAAAAAGTTCCAGATTATAAAATTGATCTCGTTATGTTTAGGATTACTAGTCCAATTGAAAGGAGCATTGCTTTCCAATAAGTAATTTGGACCAATTACTAAtgaaagatctttttttttccccttttttttttgtatcttagTTTTCCATTAGTTTATCAAATGAACTCTGAATTAAGaataaatttcaagaaaataaaattgtgtGTCATCtcatttataagatttttcCCTCATTAAATCCTTAAATATATGTGTTCATGGGACCACCACAGCATGTCTGATCGTCGAATCAAAAATCATCACAGACAAATCAACGGCTGTGATTAATTCACAGTGTATACCTATTCCCcacttaatcttcttcttttaataagTGTGTCAGTGAAGCAGAAAGCTTCTAAAAAAGCTttagccaacaaaaaaaaaatggtagaaCTTGTCCCTTACTGTTACACTCCAGGGATCGTACTTGTACTTCTTCGAACCATTCTTCTATTCTCCATCGCACGTGCCGATTTACCAGGCACCTGGGAGCTCATTGTACAAGACGCCGGTATAGCTTCTATGCACACGGCGGTGACCCGTTTCAACACCGTCATCCTTCTTGATCGAACTAACATCGGACCGTCTAGGAAAGCTCTTGATCGTCACCGGTGCCGGAGAGACCCAAACGACGCAGCTCTTAAGCACGACTGCTACGCTCACTCGGTTCTCTTCGACCTCGCTACTAACCAGATCAGACCGCTGATGATACAAACCGATACGTGGTGCTCGTCGGGTCAGTTTTTATCCGACGGTTCGTTGCTTCAAACGGGTGGGGATAAAGACGGGCTTAAAAAGATTCGTAAATTCGAACCGTGTGACCCGAACGAAACGTGCGATTGGGTGGAGCTTCAAGATACCGAATTAATAACCGGACGCTGGTACGCTACTAACCAAATATTACCGGATGGTTCGGTTATTATCGTCGGTGGAAGAGGAACCAATACGGTTGAGTATTACCCTCCACGCGAGAACGGCGCCGTTCCGTTTCAGTTCCTTGCTGACGTGGAAGACAAACAAATGGACAACCTCTATCCGTACGTCCATCTCCTCCCTGACGACGGCGGTAACCTCTTCGTCTTCGCCAACAGTCGCGCCGTTAAATACGATCACCGGATAAACGCCGTCGTGAAAGAGTATCCACCGTTAGATGGCGGTCCGAGAAACTATCCGTCGGGTGGATCATCGGCGATGCTAGCGATCCAAGGAGATTTCGCCACGGCGGAGATACTAATCTGCGGCGGAGCTCAATCCGGGGCCTTCACAGCGCGTGCGACCGACGCTCCGGCGCACGGAACCTGCGGAAGAATCGTCGCTACAGCAGCGGATCCGGTTTGGGTGACGGAGGAGATGCCGTTCGGGAGGATCATGGGGGATATGGTGAATCTACCGACGGGAGAGATTCTGATCATAAACGGAGCTCACGCCGGAAGCCAAGGATTCGAAATGGGATCGGATCCGTGTCTTTACCCGCTTCTATACCGACCTGATCAACTGATTGGTTTACGATTCATGACATTGAACCCAGGAACCGTACCGAGAATGTACCATTCGACGGCGAATCTATTACCTGACGGTCGAATCCTTCTCGCCGGAAGTAATCCTCATTATTTCTACAAATTCAACGCCGAATTCCCAACGGAGCTACGAATCGAAGCGTTTTCTCCGGAGTATCTTTCGCCGGATCGAGCCAATCTCCGACCCGAGATCCGAGAAATCCCGCAGATCGTACGTTACGGTGAGGTCTTCGACGTGTTCGTGACGGTGCCGTTGCCGGTGGTGGAGATAATTCAGATCAATTGGGGAAGCGCGCCTTTTGCGACTCATTCGTTTTCTCAAGGTCAACGGCTGGTTAAGCTGACCGTTGCTCCGTCTGTACCTGACGGAGTTGGTCGTTATATGATTCAGTGTACGGCTCCACCTAACGGCGCCGTTTCTCCGCCTGGGTATTATATGGCGTTCGCCGTTAACCAGGGTGTTCCTAGCATTGCTCGCTGGATTCGTATAGTTTCTTGATTGGTTGAACCAGGagatatttaaagttttaatcatGAATTTTCATTTCTTAATTAAGAACTAATTAAACTACATCATGATGtatttatcaaagaaaatatatatatatatatatatacatattataaatattttcatggGAAAACCATCctaatttgatttaataatttttataaattcatgaccaaatatataaaaacaaaattttcttagTTTGGTTCCggtttaggaaaaaaataatattcactttaataaatttgtaatatatatattcggtAAATTccagtttatatatatatatatatatttttttttttttgtcaaacaaattcatagtttggagttaaaataataaaagtagtCGGAGTacgtttaaaatattttaattcgaACGTTTTGGTACATACGGATCTAAAGTAAAGCTGACTATGATTCTATGAACACACAGAAGAGAACAAGAAAGGGTTATCATGTGACCTAATTTAACCAATAGCGAAGTTACGTAAACTTGGACGTGTTATTAGTCCCTGTGGCTGTCTCaacgtcatcatcatcaccacggTCAGCAACAACAGCCAAACTGGGCTGCACACTCTTGTAAGTGTATTTCATGGCCACCATCACAAAGAAGCACATATTTGCACCGGTCAAAGCGGCTAGCATCCAGTAAAAGCGGTCCAAGCGGCTGCTATTAAGGTCTTTACCAAACCAGCCCTTCCCGGAAATTTCCTCGGCTAAATGATCACTAACCGTTATCAATAGATTGTTGGCAAAGCTAGCCGATCCAAGCACGCTGAGGTAAAACGCTATGCCTAAGCTTCTCATGGAATCTGGTACTTGGTCGTAGAAGTATTCTTGAAGACCCACAAGTGTAAAAGCGTCCGCAATTCCTAAGACTATGAATTGAGGAGCTAACCATATAGCACTCAAGGTCATGGTCTTACTCATGTGATGTTCCTTAGCATAATCCAATCTTTTCTTCTCAACTAAAGCAGCAATGATCATGGCGATTAAGGAGAAAACCATGCCGGTCCCGATTCTTTGTAAGATACTAATGCCTCTTTCGTTTCCTGTGGCGCGTATCAAAAGAGGCACGAGGACTCTCTCGTAGATTGTTACGGTGATGATTATGGAGAGAGCTACGAGAGAAAACAATGAAGCTGGAGGAACTATGAAGTTTGTCCCGATGATTTGTCGGTCCATTATCATTGCTTGTTTGATGAATAGTGTTCCGCTTTGAGTGGCGCATACTCCAAAGGCTAATGTAAAGAACCAGATCGGAATCATGTTGATGAGTAGCTTGACTTCTTCCACTTTTGTAACCGTTGCGAGTCTCCATGTACTCTGCTTCTCGGCTGTAGTAGTGTTCTCGTTTTGATCCTCGATGACCGCTGCTTTGTCTAGATATCTGCAAATCGAGTCGGAATCATTTCCATGTTTTGATGCTAAAGATCCTTGGATTGGGTTATACTTGGATATTAAGTGTTCAATCTGGAGAAACCAATTGAAAGTtgataaataaactaaaactaaacctaatatccaaaaaaaaaaccaaaaaaagtttttatacaCCTGACCGAATTAACAAATCGAACCAAAACTTAACTTAAACCAAGAGTAAACATCCGAGTTATATTGCACTTACTTAAGACTCTTTGTGCTGGAGAGAAGCCGGCCTTTAGTACACTCTTCTTTAGTTAACtcatgaagaaaagaagaatcacTAGGACAAGAAAGATGTCTTTTGGCAATGGCGGCCACAAGGACTTGCAACATTGGGGTCAATGGGCTACCGGAAGGTGCTCTATAACGGTAAAACGGTTTACCTATAAGGAAGATAATAAACGAAGTAGCCATAACTATTGTGAGTATGATACCAGCCACACCCCAACCAATCTGGTCTTCAACATAGACGATTACAGTCACCGCGGTAAAAATACCAGCGCATAGACCAGCATTCCACCAGTTAAAGTAAGACATTTTCATCTTTCGTTCTTGGGAATGGCCATCTTCGAATTGGTCAGCTCCAAAGCTCTCAAGGGATGGCTTATGACCTCCAGTGCCTATGGCGATCAAGTAGATTGCAATGAAGAAGGCTATCTCGTGGGCTTTCCTTGGCTCAACACACATATTTTCGTGACAAGGTTTCAAACCCGGTATAAACCAAGATAATGTTAACAGAATCAAGCCCTGTAATATTGTAcatgtttaaaaattaagacAAGAAACAAGGGATGCAAACCATCTAAGTTTTGACTAATCTCAAAATTTATAGTGTATTATAATAGGACTAATGTGTATAAAAGACATATGAAGTTATAAGCGCTGGTTTTGATAGTGTGCCAAAAGTACTACGGAGCAAAACCGACAACAAATAACatttttctattataaaatatacatatattattattaacaagGTAGATaactagatatatataattttgaacaaCGCTCGTAATAGTTTTGCTTATAGAAATCGGCTTTAATTTAAGAGTACACAAGATAAACGGTGgtttcacaacaacaaaaaactatatataaggTTTATAAACGGTCGATGCTAATAGTTTTCGAGTATTACCATAAGATAAACGGTGGTTGCAAGTAGGACAGTTGCATAACGGCCGAGATAAGCATCGGCGATGAAGCCTCCAAGAAGAGGCATCAAAGCAGTGACACCAGACCAGTAGTTTGCATTTTTTACAGCCATCTTGAGATCTTGGTGAAGTATGGTCGTCAAGTAGACCACTAAGTTCGTGGAGATCCCAAAGTAACTTAGCCGCTCGCTGAATTCGATACCTGTACACATAAACTAAACCATAAgattattatgtaatatataatagttcacaaataaagaatatataagattatatatttgtagGATGCAATACAAGAATCTCTTTGAACGTTTGATATATTTACCAATGATGAAGAGTGCAGCTCTCCAAGCTCCGGTTCTAGACCGAAGCGGAATCTTTCCTCTACTATCGGTAGAAGAATCAAGAACCCATTTTTCTTGATCGTCGTATGAATCTTGAAGCTCTGTATCAACCTTGTTGTGCTCcataattttttatgttaatgatTGGGACTTGGGAGAGAGAGTGACAGAGAGAGGGGATTTTTGCTGAGTGATGTGTTTGTGGAGAAGCTTGGTCCTCTTAAATAATGGATAACATTCACTAATCACTATGTGTGACTCTTCCTCTATGGTGCTTTCCAAGATCCTTTAAAGGAACACGTTAGCAGGTTGACCGATAGAAGACACATATTTAAGAAGTCCTCAACTTCTATTTCGATTTCTTTCTAAACTACAAATCTGTACATAAAAAGCTGAAATTTATTTTCAGAGGACTTTCTATGGTATGACTATTAATTACAAAGTTTATACAAATAATACAGAGAAGAAAATGATAGTGAAGTTTTTATCTAAGATAAGTACAAATTCTCGGTGTGATGTGGTGCCCATCTTTTTCCAATCGGTCGTTTTCAGATAATAACTTATGTGGCTTTGTGGACCTAAAAAGAGTCACATAAATAAAGTTACAATTCTCTGAACTCTTATGATTAAAAAGAGAGTCAGGTTGATTTAccaaatcaaaaagagatgaacacagaataaaatctcatatttgATGAATTACAAAGATTCCATGCATGAATTTCccatgaatgaagatgatttaCTAAAGTTGAGATGTGATGaccaataattttatttttgttcaacaACTTTGAGCTATTTCTGAAgctaaaaatgattatatatatatatacaaccgAAAGCGAATAAAGTTACACtactaacttttaaaaattattggcATGCATTTTTCGTTGAACATATATTTACAAGAATCTTTATTTCCTAAGGAACcttttatgtcatatatatggatttgatgccTACAGAGTAAAGATTCCCTCGTTGGGTCTTTTTCGAAATTTCTCCCTCTCGGCTACTACCAAAACCCAAGACATTAATAGCGTCTTACCCAAATGACAAAATCTCTTATTCAAATTATTCCAAACTACAAAAAGTTTTCTCCACAGTTTTCAAGATTCTGGATGAATCCTCCTTGTAGCCCTCTCAGGATCTGATCCTCAATACCAACTCTtagaggttttttttcttctatttgtcATATGTTACATCATTactagatgattttttttttgggtcatatGTTACATCATTCACGACGAGTGAGTCTAAGTCTTTGCAACATTTAAAAACTTGACTTTAGAGTTATTGACTGAGCTCAAAATTTTATACGCACCACAATGATTCACGGTAGAATAGAAACTTGTATTTACATCATGTTTATCATGAATTGAACATACTATCAATGATATACATGCATCTCGATTAAATCGTCGGTACACTTGACttctaatatgtataattagtagttttttttatttatataatcgAATCATAGACCTAGCTAGTGTAGaagtattaaataataaaaatttaaattagttttcattcaatgaaacaacaaattttcaggtaagatattttatttttcaattaccTTGATCTGTATTCATTAATTAAAAGCACAAGTCCTTAATTAGGTAATGTTATTAGGGGTGGGCGTTCggttttttggttcggttttttcggtttacgattttttggttttataaaaattgaaccatatagaaaccatatgtaattcggtttggttatggttcagtttttttggtttacggtttttttggttttatcaaaatgaaaccatataaaaaccataagTATAACGGTTTGGTCCCGGTTTTTAACGGTTATtccatactttaaaaaatagatagttgatacataactaaaaataagcataaaagtaaaatctaaacataattcaaaaaaataaaatccaaatatagttttgtaaacccaaatacttaattgaaatttaaacttttaaaaagtaaaagctattgaaaaagaaaaccaaaaaaaaacttggagatCAATAATTATaagcccaataaagaaaaaaattattgatattgttatacaatataaatttataagttgaAGAAAgtaattatatctaattatctaaaatttttataaaaaaccaaaaaaaccattcggTTTTATGGTTTTAAACCAGACCAAACTTAAACcaaatggttaattaaaataaaaaccaaacggattttagacttaaccataaccaaaccaaaccatttatttcggtttggttcggttcggtttttcggatttcggtttttttgtCCACCCCTAAATGTTACCTAAAAAAATATCACCATTTATGAACTCCCGTACGTATCTTCTTTAGATCATACCTAAAATATCAGCAATGGTAAAAACACAGTATTGTGTTGAATATCGTTTCTAGCTAGTCACATATATATGATAGTATCATCCATTTAATCGTGCTTTTAACCACTACTAGTTACTAACCGTATATACGATCAATATTGTACTCaggagcaaaaagaaaaaaaaggaagaaacacaCTTGAGCATAATCATACAAGTCTCCAATTGTAACAGTAATTATAGTCACGTGATTCACTTGCTAATCAGTTAAGGGATCGATTTATACTTGATATACTGTAAACATTACACAAATTAATGCCTTAAACGATCATTATCCTCTAGTTCTAGAGTGGTCAATacttaacaattttttattctAGAAGGAAGAAATTATCATGGATGTGGTCATCAAACCAATCAAGTTTTATCAAATGGGTTTTCCTTTTAAGTGGTTGTGGGAGCTTGTTGGGTGATACATACATCAGGAGAAAGTTGTGAATCTTTTAGTGGATTTGCTAAGCAAAACCAACATGTTTcggttaaaatatatattttaatttgaacgGTTTGGTACACATACGGATCTACTAAAAGCCAAACTAAGTAAAGTggaacaaacacacacacaaaaagaacataaaatgGTTATCATATGACGACCTAACCAAAATAGCGAAGTTACGTAAATTTGGACGTGTTATTAGTCACCGCTGTCTCAACGTCATCACCACCGTCAGCAACAACAGCCAGACTCGGCTGCACACTCTTGTAAGTGTATCTCATGGCCACGATCACAAAGAAGCATATATTTGCAGCGGTCAAAGCGGCTAGCATCCAGTAAAAGCGGTCCAAGCGGCTAGTATTAAGGTCTTTCCCGAACCAGCCCTTCCCGGAAATTTCCTCGGCTAAATGATCACTAATCGTTATCAAAAGATTGTTGGCAAAGCTAGCCGCTCCAAGCACACTGAGGTAAAACGCTATGCCTAAGCTTCTCATGGAACCCGGGACTTGATCGTAGAAGTATTCTTGAAGACCCACAAGGGTAAAAGCGTCCGCAATTCCTAAGACTATGAATTGAGGAGCTAACCATATAGCACTCAAGGTCATGGTCTTACTCATGTGATGTTCCATAGCATAATCCAATCTTTTCTTCTCGATTAGAGCTGCAATGATCATGGCGAATAAGGAAAAAACCATACCGGTCCCGATTCTTTGTAGAATACTAATGCCTCTTTCGTTTCTTGTGGCGCGCCTCAGAAGAGGCACGAGGACTCTCTCGTAGATTGTTACGGTGATGATTATGGAGAGAGCTACGAGTGAGAACATGGAAGCTGGAGGAACTATGAACTTTGTCCCGATGATGTGTCGGTCCATGATTATGGCTTGTTTGATGAAGAGTGTTGTGCTTTGAGTGGCGCATACGCCAAAGGCTAATGTAAAGAACCAAATTGGTATCATGTTGATGAGTAGCTTAACTTCTTCCACTTTTGTAACCGTTGCGAGTTTCCATGGACTCTGCTTCTCATTTTTGGTGTTGTCGTTTTCTCGGTCTTCGATAGCCGCTGCTTTGTCTAGAAATCTGCAAACCAAATCTAAATCAATTCCATGTTTGTATGCTAAAGAAATTTATATTGGGTTGGCTATATATGTTCAATTTGGATAAACCGattcaaaaaataaaccaaaaatagtCCTAATATGCGTAGATACAGTTCAAAACcaactaattattaatatatttgatcaaaaccagctaattattaatatatacctCGGACCGAAATTGAAATAACGATCTATATTATATGCTATTGTCCAAATTAAAGCCTAATaacccaaaccaaaaccaaacataacCCACGACTCAACATCCGAGTTGTAATGCACTTACTTAAGATTCTTTGTGCTGGAAAGAAGCCGGCCTTTAGTATACTCTTCTTTAGTCAACtcatgaagaagagaagaatcatTGGGACAAGGAAGATGTCTTTTCGAAATGGCAGCGACAAAAACTTGCAAAATCGGGGTCAACGGGCTACCGGAAGGTGCTCTATAGCGGTAAAACGGTTTACCGACAAGGAAGATACAAAACGAAGTAGCCATCACTATTGTGAGTACGATACCAGCCACACCCCAACCAATCCGGTCTTCTATATAGACGATTGCAGTCACCGCGGTTAAAATCCCAGAGCATAGACCAGCAGTCCACCAGTTGAAGTAAGACATTTTCATCTTCCGTTCTTCGGAATGACCATCTTCAAACTGGTCAGCTCCAAAGCTCTCAAGGGATGGCTTATGGCCTCCGGTGGCTATGGAGATCAAGTAGATTGCAATGAAAAAGGCTATCTCGTGGGCTTTCCTTGGCTCAACACATATTTCTTCATGACAAGCTTTCAATCCCGGTATAAACCATGATAATGTTAACAGAATCAAGCCCTGTAAAATTTTAGATTCAACATATTaagacaagaaacaaggaaaaacAAACCATCAAGTTTTGACTAATCTCAAAACTTATAGTGTGTATAAAGacatgaagatatatatatatatatctcttttttttgggcaaaaaaagttataagaGCTGGTTTTGAGAGTGCAAAATGTTTTAGTTggtccaagaaaaaaaaaaaagagtgcaAAAAGTACTACCAAACAAAAACCcacaatcaaataacaaaaaaaaaaaaaaaatcaagtatataaaagaaatacataaaaaatgttatatattatattgaacCGGTTTTGCGAGTAAGAGGTGCTGCTACACAAAGTTCAcaacaaaataactaaaaacgtgtatgaataatattaaaaatattgagaaGGGTcgataatattttcaaatattagaaaa
The sequence above is drawn from the Camelina sativa cultivar DH55 chromosome 4, Cs, whole genome shotgun sequence genome and encodes:
- the LOC104781255 gene encoding aldehyde oxidase GLOX-like — its product is MVELVPYCYTPGIVLVLLRTILLFSIARADLPGTWELIVQDAGIASMHTAVTRFNTVILLDRTNIGPSRKALDRHRCRRDPNDAALKHDCYAHSVLFDLATNQIRPLMIQTDTWCSSGQFLSDGSLLQTGGDKDGLKKIRKFEPCDPNETCDWVELQDTELITGRWYATNQILPDGSVIIVGGRGTNTVEYYPPRENGAVPFQFLADVEDKQMDNLYPYVHLLPDDGGNLFVFANSRAVKYDHRINAVVKEYPPLDGGPRNYPSGGSSAMLAIQGDFATAEILICGGAQSGAFTARATDAPAHGTCGRIVATAADPVWVTEEMPFGRIMGDMVNLPTGEILIINGAHAGSQGFEMGSDPCLYPLLYRPDQLIGLRFMTLNPGTVPRMYHSTANLLPDGRILLAGSNPHYFYKFNAEFPTELRIEAFSPEYLSPDRANLRPEIREIPQIVRYGEVFDVFVTVPLPVVEIIQINWGSAPFATHSFSQGQRLVKLTVAPSVPDGVGRYMIQCTAPPNGAVSPPGYYMAFAVNQGVPSIARWIRIVS
- the LOC104781257 gene encoding protein NRT1/ PTR FAMILY 5.7-like; its protein translation is MEHNKVDTELQDSYDDQEKWVLDSSTDSRGKIPLRSRTGAWRAALFIIGIEFSERLSYFGISTNLVVYLTTILHQDLKMAVKNANYWSGVTALMPLLGGFIADAYLGRYATVLLATTVYLMGLILLTLSWFIPGLKPCHENMCVEPRKAHEIAFFIAIYLIAIGTGGHKPSLESFGADQFEDGHSQERKMKMSYFNWWNAGLCAGIFTAVTVIVYVEDQIGWGVAGIILTIVMATSFIIFLIGKPFYRYRAPSGSPLTPMLQVLVAAIAKRHLSCPSDSSFLHELTKEECTKGRLLSSTKSLKYLDKAAVIEDQNENTTTAEKQSTWRLATVTKVEEVKLLINMIPIWFFTLAFGVCATQSGTLFIKQAMIMDRQIIGTNFIVPPASLFSLVALSIIITVTIYERVLVPLLIRATGNERGISILQRIGTGMVFSLIAMIIAALVEKKRLDYAKEHHMSKTMTLSAIWLAPQFIVLGIADAFTLVGLQEYFYDQVPDSMRSLGIAFYLSVLGSASFANNLLITVSDHLAEEISGKGWFGKDLNSSRLDRFYWMLAALTGANMCFFVMVAMKYTYKSVQPSLAVVADRGDDDDVETATGTNNTSKFT
- the LOC104781256 gene encoding protein NRT1/ PTR FAMILY 5.7 is translated as MEHNKVDTELQDSYDDQQKWVLDSSTDSRGKIPLRSRTGAWRAALFIIAIEFSERLSYFGIATNLVVYLTTILHQDLKMAVKNANYWSGVTTLMPLLGGFVADAYLGRYATVLLATTVYLMGLILLTLSWFIPGLKACHEEICVEPRKAHEIAFFIAIYLISIATGGHKPSLESFGADQFEDGHSEERKMKMSYFNWWTAGLCSGILTAVTAIVYIEDRIGWGVAGIVLTIVMATSFCIFLVGKPFYRYRAPSGSPLTPILQVFVAAISKRHLPCPNDSSLLHELTKEEYTKGRLLSSTKNLKFLDKAAAIEDRENDNTKNEKQSPWKLATVTKVEEVKLLINMIPIWFFTLAFGVCATQSTTLFIKQAIIMDRHIIGTKFIVPPASMFSLVALSIIITVTIYERVLVPLLRRATRNERGISILQRIGTGMVFSLFAMIIAALIEKKRLDYAMEHHMSKTMTLSAIWLAPQFIVLGIADAFTLVGLQEYFYDQVPGSMRSLGIAFYLSVLGAASFANNLLITISDHLAEEISGKGWFGKDLNTSRLDRFYWMLAALTAANICFFVIVAMRYTYKSVQPSLAVVADGGDDVETAVTNNTSKFT